The genomic DNA TTGACAATGGAAACATCCAGGCCGCCCCTGCCGCCCTCTTCATAGTCCCTGCCCCGTTCGCCGAACAGGCTCTGGGTCATGTGCATCTGCGTTTCAAAGGCCTTCTGCAACGTCGAGTCGCGGCGACCGGGCTTGCTGGTCCCGTCCGCCTGCCCGTCGCTTCGCAGGGATGCCATGGCATCAAAATTCGCACTGGTGCCAAAGGTCATGACGATTCTCCCAAGTCAAAAGTTTGGCATGAAACCATGCCTCCGACCTGGATATAGCAAAGGGCGTGCCTTTCGCGGCAACAATCTGTTTTGACGGAAGAAACGGAATCAGTCGTGCCGACCGGCATCAAACCATCCGGCAGCGCGGGCATCGCGCTCCATGAACTCGATGAGCCGCCTGTGCCCGGCCGGAAAGGCGTACTCCGCCAGTTGCGCGGGCAGGACAAAGCCCCCTTCCGCGGCCTCGTTGAACACCGGGACCGGCTCGGCATCGCCCGTCAGGCGGCACCGATAACAGTGCATGGTCACCCGGTAGCGGGTGTAGGAATAGGCGACCACCGTGATCTTCTCCACCGGCTCTACCACAAGCTCGACCTCCTCGCGAAACTCGCGGGCCAGGGCCTGCCTCGGCGTCTCCCCCGGCTCGACACAGCCGCCGGGGAACTCCCACAGACCGGGCCAGACATCGCCGGGCCGCCGCTTCTGGATGAGCACCCGCCCGTGGCGCACCAGGACGCCGGTGGCCATCTCGATGCGGATGGCTTTGCGGGAGGGCGGAAGGACGGGCCGTGAGTCCGCCACGCCGCGGGCATGGGCCAGACAGTGCGCCCGCACCGGGCACTCCCCGCACCGGGGGCGCTTGGCGCAGACCAGCGCGCCCAGCTCCATGAGGGCCTGGTTGAAATCGCCGGGCCTGTCTTCGGGGATAAGGGCGCGCACAGTCCGTTCCACGGTCTGCCGGACACCGGTTTCGGCCACTGGCGCGTCCAGGTCGAGCAGCCGGGCAAAGACGCGCAGGACATTGGCGTCCACCGCCGGTTCGCACAGGCCAAAGGCGATGCTGGCCACGGCCCCGGCAGTATACGCGCCCACGCCGG from Pseudodesulfovibrio aespoeensis Aspo-2 includes the following:
- the mutY gene encoding A/G-specific adenine glycosylase; its protein translation is MDGNLFTSHLLDWYDANGRDLPWRREPNPYRVWISEIMAQQTQLDRVVGYFDRWMARYPDLQSLALAREEDVLKLWEGLGYYSRARNILKSASVLAHAHGCVFPSDPIAIRALPGVGAYTAGAVASIAFGLCEPAVDANVLRVFARLLDLDAPVAETGVRQTVERTVRALIPEDRPGDFNQALMELGALVCAKRPRCGECPVRAHCLAHARGVADSRPVLPPSRKAIRIEMATGVLVRHGRVLIQKRRPGDVWPGLWEFPGGCVEPGETPRQALAREFREEVELVVEPVEKITVVAYSYTRYRVTMHCYRCRLTGDAEPVPVFNEAAEGGFVLPAQLAEYAFPAGHRRLIEFMERDARAAGWFDAGRHD